A single region of the Desulfovibrio inopinatus DSM 10711 genome encodes:
- the uvrB gene encoding excinuclease ABC subunit UvrB, translating into MHDTFELHSDFVPKGDQPEAIEQIVANIEHGLKHQVLLGATGTGKTFTMAHVVAKLNRPALIMAPNKTLAAQLFNEFKGLFPNNAVEYFVSYYDYYQPEAYLPHSDTYIEKDSSINDNIDKLRHSATHSLLTRRDVLIVASVSCIYGLGSREYYERMVLTLEEGQDVTMDHVMERLVDIQYERNDYDFHRGVFRVRGDVIELIPAYSRDRAMRLEFFGDELEAILETDPLTGEVVRPLNKTIIFPNSHYVSDRENLTRAITDIRDELQGRLQQYEKEEKHLERQRLEQRTMYDLEMIEELGYCNGIENYSRHLDGRRSGEPPATLLDYFPDDFLLFIDESHITVPQVGGMFNGDRARKKTLVDFGFRLPSALDNRPLNFDEFMERIGQTIYVSATPGPFELDTSQGVVAEQIIRPTGLLDPILEVRPTKGQVDDLTAECRFRQDANERVLVTTLTKRMAEDLTEYFNSMGVAARYLHSDIDTLERVAIIQALRQGQFSVLVGINLLREGLDIPEVSLVAILDADKEGFLRSARSLIQTFGRAARNASGRVLLYADSVTRSMRAAMEETDRRREKQIEYNEKHGIVPQTVYKQLDNVLDSLQETDVLDTKGQAGSLMGTTMSVAEDTAAYGISDEDLPKHIRKLERDMRAAAKNLEFERAASLRDTINALRAKKEGNT; encoded by the coding sequence ATACACGATACATTTGAATTGCACAGCGATTTCGTTCCCAAAGGAGATCAGCCCGAGGCCATTGAACAAATTGTGGCCAACATCGAGCATGGATTGAAGCACCAGGTTCTGCTCGGTGCGACAGGGACAGGGAAGACATTTACCATGGCGCATGTTGTGGCCAAGCTCAATCGACCAGCACTCATTATGGCGCCGAACAAAACCTTGGCTGCACAGCTGTTCAATGAGTTTAAAGGGCTTTTTCCCAATAATGCTGTTGAATATTTTGTCAGTTATTATGATTATTATCAGCCTGAAGCCTATTTGCCGCATTCTGATACCTATATTGAAAAAGATTCTTCCATTAACGATAATATTGACAAACTCAGACATAGTGCCACGCATTCGCTGCTTACACGACGCGACGTTTTAATCGTTGCATCGGTGTCTTGCATATATGGTCTGGGGTCCAGAGAGTACTATGAACGCATGGTGCTGACCTTGGAAGAAGGGCAGGATGTTACCATGGATCATGTCATGGAACGCCTGGTGGACATCCAATATGAACGCAATGATTATGATTTTCACCGAGGGGTTTTTCGAGTTCGTGGCGATGTTATTGAACTTATTCCGGCGTACAGTCGTGACCGTGCCATGCGCCTCGAATTTTTTGGGGATGAGTTGGAGGCAATTCTAGAAACCGATCCTTTGACCGGTGAAGTTGTACGACCGCTCAACAAAACGATTATCTTTCCAAATAGTCACTATGTTTCGGATCGGGAAAATCTCACCCGCGCCATCACTGATATTCGTGATGAGTTACAAGGGCGTTTGCAACAATACGAAAAGGAAGAAAAACATCTGGAGCGGCAACGTCTCGAACAGCGTACAATGTACGATTTGGAGATGATTGAAGAACTCGGATACTGTAATGGGATCGAGAATTATTCCAGACACCTCGACGGCCGTCGGAGTGGAGAGCCACCTGCAACGCTTCTCGATTATTTCCCGGATGATTTTCTTCTCTTTATCGATGAATCACACATCACCGTTCCTCAAGTAGGAGGCATGTTTAACGGTGACCGGGCACGAAAAAAGACGTTGGTTGACTTTGGGTTTCGGTTGCCGTCTGCTTTGGATAACCGGCCGCTCAATTTCGATGAATTCATGGAGCGAATAGGGCAAACCATCTATGTCTCGGCGACCCCCGGTCCCTTTGAACTTGATACATCGCAGGGCGTTGTTGCTGAACAAATTATTCGACCAACCGGCCTCCTTGATCCGATACTTGAAGTACGTCCGACCAAGGGACAAGTGGATGACCTCACGGCGGAATGTCGATTCCGTCAGGATGCCAACGAACGCGTTCTTGTCACGACGCTGACCAAACGTATGGCCGAAGATCTTACCGAATATTTCAATTCCATGGGCGTTGCCGCCCGCTACCTACACTCGGATATCGATACGCTCGAACGTGTCGCCATTATTCAAGCGCTTCGTCAAGGGCAGTTTTCTGTTCTGGTTGGCATTAACCTCCTCCGTGAAGGGCTCGATATTCCGGAGGTCTCCCTGGTTGCCATCCTTGATGCAGACAAAGAAGGGTTCCTCCGGTCGGCACGTTCGCTTATCCAGACATTCGGACGAGCAGCACGCAACGCCTCCGGACGGGTGCTTCTCTACGCGGACTCCGTTACGCGTTCTATGCGTGCAGCTATGGAAGAAACGGATCGACGTCGTGAAAAACAGATCGAGTACAATGAAAAACATGGAATAGTACCGCAGACGGTCTATAAGCAACTGGACAATGTGCTTGATAGTCTGCAAGAAACGGATGTCCTTGATACGAAAGGACAAGCCGGGTCTCTTATGGGTACGACGATGTCCGTCGCTGAAGATACAGCTGCGTATGGTATCTCCGACGAAGACCTGCCGAAACATATTCGGAAGCTTGAACGCGATATGCGTGCCGCGGCCAAGAATCTTGAGTTCGAACGAGCCGCCAGCTTGCGCGACACCATTAATGCGCTACGAGCGAAAAAA
- a CDS encoding TIGR00730 family Rossman fold protein, producing MSLSAVCVFCGSNPGFDPAFMNAANELGRLLAEQHIQLVYGGAAVGLMGAVADAALAAGGEVHGVIPGFLHDKEIAHPGLTSCRVVDSMHERKAAMAEISDGFIALPGGMGTLEEICEVITWAQLGLHCKPCGFLNITDYYDPLQTFLSNMIENGFFKKAQAPLLIAETTPAALLQRFADYAPPCASKWIDLDKT from the coding sequence ATGTCACTTTCTGCTGTTTGTGTTTTTTGTGGATCAAACCCTGGGTTTGATCCTGCGTTTATGAATGCGGCGAACGAGCTTGGCCGATTATTAGCTGAGCAACATATTCAGCTCGTGTATGGAGGCGCTGCCGTCGGTCTGATGGGTGCCGTTGCCGACGCAGCGCTGGCGGCTGGTGGCGAAGTTCATGGAGTTATCCCCGGATTCCTCCATGATAAAGAAATTGCTCATCCCGGTTTAACATCATGCCGTGTTGTTGACTCCATGCATGAACGAAAAGCGGCGATGGCCGAGATATCCGATGGTTTTATTGCGCTGCCTGGAGGCATGGGAACGCTTGAAGAAATTTGCGAGGTCATCACATGGGCTCAGCTCGGGCTCCACTGTAAGCCATGTGGTTTTCTCAATATCACAGACTATTATGATCCGCTTCAGACGTTTCTTTCCAATATGATTGAAAATGGCTTTTTCAAAAAAGCACAGGCGCCGCTGCTTATTGCCGAGACGACACCGGCAGCACTGCTGCAACGATTTGCCGACTATGCCCCCCCCTGCGCATCGAAATGGATCGACCTCGATAAAACATAA
- the aat gene encoding leucyl/phenylalanyl-tRNA--protein transferase: protein MLYLLNNSLEFPEPQFAEPDGLLAVGGDLRPDRLLAAYRRGIFPWYNDNSPILWWCPHPRLVLVPKDLHIAKSLRKVLRKQVFSIGFDTDFHGVIRLCAETRLDTGGTWITADMNRAYCRLFELGYAHCVEAWEDGELVGGIYGVAVGRAFFGESMFHLKPNASKVALVHLVRFLEHHGFHLIDCQQTTPHMLHFGATEWPRPSFLRALESATVLDHLAGPWHTCEMPDFQW from the coding sequence GTGTTGTATTTACTCAATAATAGCCTGGAGTTTCCAGAACCACAATTCGCTGAACCCGACGGTCTTCTGGCCGTCGGAGGCGATTTGCGGCCAGATCGGCTTCTTGCTGCTTACCGACGCGGTATTTTCCCTTGGTACAATGATAATAGTCCTATTCTCTGGTGGTGTCCTCACCCCCGGCTTGTTCTTGTCCCCAAAGATCTTCATATTGCAAAGAGCCTGCGAAAGGTCTTACGCAAGCAAGTTTTTTCCATTGGATTCGACACGGATTTTCACGGTGTCATCAGGCTTTGTGCAGAAACACGGTTGGATACCGGCGGGACATGGATTACTGCGGATATGAATCGCGCGTATTGTCGCCTTTTTGAATTAGGCTATGCTCACTGTGTCGAGGCGTGGGAGGACGGAGAACTTGTCGGCGGGATCTATGGTGTTGCTGTCGGTCGAGCATTCTTCGGTGAGTCGATGTTCCATCTGAAGCCAAACGCCTCCAAGGTAGCCTTGGTTCATCTTGTCCGCTTTCTTGAGCATCATGGATTTCACCTGATCGACTGCCAGCAAACGACACCCCACATGCTCCATTTTGGTGCGACGGAATGGCCGCGCCCGTCTTTTCTCAGGGCATTGGAGTCGGCAACGGTATTGGATCATCTCGCCGGCCCCTGGCATACCTGCGAGATGCCTGATTTCCAATGGTAA
- the clpA gene encoding ATP-dependent Clp protease ATP-binding subunit ClpA, whose product MLSKKLESVLTTAVKEVKRRNHEYLTLEHLLYAILLEDEGKDLLLNCGANVVRLKHQLERFFIDHMEVMPQNVATEVVQTLGVQRVLQRAIMHMQSSGKEQVEIGDVLAALFDEEDSYAVYFLKSHGVTRLDVLEFISHGSTKDGWAVENETNQKGSEASSAKSGSPLEQFTVNLVEKAKAGDIDPLIGREGELERTVQVLMRRRKNNPIFVGDPGVGKTAMAEGLALRIAEENVPNAFLETQIFALDMGALLAGTKYRGDFEARLKGVIGELQGIDGAILFVDEIHTIIGAGATSGGTLDASNILKPVLASGKLRCIGSTTYEEYKNHFEKDRALSRRFQKIEIAEPTVDQAVEILKGLKSYYEDHHGVKYTVSALKAAAELSARHINDRYLPDKAIDVIDEAGARYQLSNRSSSNSIGVADVEKIVASMAKIPTQRISASDKNRLENLENELKNVIYGQNDAIDQLSKAIKRSRAGLRQAGKPTGNFLLAGPTGVGKTELSKQLAAVLGIHFQRFDMSEYMEKHAVARLIGAPPGYVGFEQGGLLTDAIRKHPYCVLLLDEIEKAHPDMFNILLQVMDYATLTDNNGRKADFNHVILLMTTNAGAREMASKSIGFGGVKAEDKTGRGLKALERLFSPEFRNRLDGTVSFKALDFNVMEQIVDKFLLELNDQVHERKVSIECTEAARKWLADAGYDQDYGARPLARVIQQEIKDPLAQAMLFGELRKGGQVLVDLAENAPSPHDERNEKDGPAVFTFTFSGKAVATKEPVIA is encoded by the coding sequence ATGCTGAGTAAAAAGCTTGAAAGCGTTCTGACCACGGCTGTCAAGGAGGTCAAGCGCCGCAACCATGAGTACCTGACTCTGGAGCATCTTTTGTACGCCATCCTGCTTGAGGATGAAGGCAAAGATCTGCTGTTGAACTGCGGTGCGAATGTTGTTCGCCTCAAGCACCAACTCGAACGCTTTTTTATTGATCACATGGAAGTCATGCCGCAAAACGTTGCCACGGAAGTCGTGCAGACTCTTGGCGTTCAACGGGTTTTACAGCGGGCGATCATGCACATGCAGTCTTCCGGAAAAGAGCAAGTTGAAATTGGAGATGTGCTTGCCGCTTTGTTTGACGAGGAAGATTCATATGCTGTGTATTTTCTCAAGTCACATGGTGTAACCCGGCTCGACGTGCTTGAATTCATTTCTCATGGAAGTACCAAGGATGGATGGGCAGTGGAGAACGAAACGAATCAGAAAGGATCGGAAGCGTCTTCGGCCAAGTCCGGTTCGCCGCTCGAACAATTCACGGTTAATCTTGTCGAAAAAGCCAAAGCTGGTGACATTGATCCACTTATTGGCCGTGAGGGCGAGCTTGAGCGAACGGTGCAGGTACTTATGCGCCGGCGTAAAAACAATCCCATTTTCGTGGGAGATCCTGGTGTCGGCAAAACAGCCATGGCTGAAGGGTTGGCACTTCGTATAGCGGAAGAAAATGTCCCAAATGCCTTCTTGGAAACACAGATTTTTGCTCTCGATATGGGAGCCCTGTTGGCGGGTACAAAATACCGTGGAGACTTCGAAGCTCGTTTGAAAGGTGTCATTGGTGAGTTGCAAGGTATTGATGGCGCCATTCTTTTTGTCGATGAAATCCACACAATCATTGGTGCAGGTGCCACGAGCGGGGGCACGTTGGACGCATCCAATATTTTGAAACCGGTACTGGCCTCAGGGAAACTCCGGTGTATCGGATCGACAACTTACGAAGAATACAAAAATCATTTCGAGAAAGATCGTGCGTTATCTCGTCGATTCCAAAAAATCGAAATTGCCGAACCCACGGTGGACCAAGCCGTTGAAATTCTCAAGGGCTTGAAGTCCTATTATGAAGATCATCACGGCGTGAAATATACGGTATCGGCGCTGAAGGCTGCTGCTGAACTTTCTGCACGGCACATTAACGATCGCTATTTACCGGACAAAGCGATTGATGTCATTGATGAAGCTGGAGCACGATACCAACTTTCGAATAGGTCGTCCTCGAATAGCATTGGTGTTGCCGATGTCGAAAAAATCGTGGCCAGTATGGCCAAGATTCCGACGCAACGAATCTCTGCCTCGGATAAAAATCGACTGGAAAATCTCGAAAACGAACTTAAAAATGTTATTTATGGCCAAAATGATGCCATTGATCAGCTCTCCAAGGCCATCAAACGATCCCGAGCCGGTTTGCGGCAGGCAGGAAAACCCACAGGCAACTTTTTGTTGGCCGGGCCCACCGGTGTGGGCAAAACCGAGTTGTCCAAGCAACTTGCCGCTGTATTAGGTATCCATTTTCAACGATTTGACATGAGTGAATACATGGAGAAGCACGCTGTGGCTCGATTGATCGGCGCGCCTCCGGGATATGTCGGATTCGAGCAGGGTGGTTTGTTGACGGATGCCATCCGGAAGCACCCGTACTGTGTATTGTTGCTTGATGAAATCGAAAAAGCCCACCCTGATATGTTCAATATTTTGCTTCAGGTGATGGACTACGCGACATTGACCGACAACAATGGGCGAAAAGCCGACTTCAACCATGTTATCTTGTTGATGACCACCAACGCTGGAGCCCGGGAAATGGCTTCAAAGAGCATCGGGTTCGGAGGAGTTAAAGCCGAAGACAAGACCGGTCGCGGTCTGAAAGCGCTTGAGCGTTTGTTTAGCCCGGAATTTCGGAACCGTCTTGACGGTACTGTCTCCTTCAAAGCGCTTGATTTTAATGTCATGGAACAAATCGTGGACAAGTTCCTCCTGGAGCTCAACGATCAAGTGCACGAACGGAAGGTGAGCATCGAGTGCACAGAAGCAGCACGCAAGTGGCTTGCCGATGCTGGATATGACCAGGATTACGGAGCCCGACCGCTTGCCCGTGTTATTCAACAAGAGATCAAAGATCCTTTGGCACAGGCGATGCTGTTTGGTGAATTACGCAAAGGCGGACAAGTGCTTGTTGATTTGGCTGAAAATGCTCCGTCGCCTCATGACGAGCGCAATGAAAAGGACGGGCCAGCGGTTTTCACCTTTACCTTTTCTGGAAAGGCTGTCGCAACAAAAGAACCGGTCATTGCATAA